TGGAGCAGGTCCAGGGCCACCCCGGCCGGTCCCAGCACCCCGACGACGTCACCTTCGGGGTGCTGCCCCTGTTCCACATCTTCGGGCTGAACGTGGTGCTCGGGCTCACCCTCTACGCCGGCTCCCAGGTGGTGCTGGTCGAGCGGTTCGACCCGGCGTCGGCCCTGGAGACCATCGTCCGCCACCGGATCACGGTCGTGCCCGGCGCCCCGACCATGTGGATGGCCTGGGCGGCCCTGCCCGACGCCGACCCCGACGCCCTCCGCACCGTGCGCCTGGCCGCCTCGGGCGCGGCGAAGCTGCCGGTCGAGACGGCGAGGGCGGTCGAGGCCCGCTTCGGCGTCCGCGTCACCGAGGGCTACGGGCTCACGGAGGCGTCGCCCGTGGTCACCACGTCGGCCGGCCAGCCGCCCCGCCCCGGGTCGATCGGCGTGCTCGTGCCCCGCATGGAGATGCGCCTCGTCGACTCGGACGGCGAGGACGCCCTGGTGGGCGACGCCGGGGAGATCTGGGTGCGGGGGCCGAACGTGTTCGCCGGCTACTGGGAGGACCCGGAGGCCACGGCCGCCGTGCTGACGGCCGATGGCTGGCTGCGCACCGGCGACGTCGCCGTGGTCGACGACGACGGCTGGTGCTACCTGGTCGACCGGGCCAAGGACCTCATCATCGTGTCGGGGTTCAACGTGTTCCCGGCCGAGGTCGAGGACGTGATCGCCGCCCACCCCGCCGTCGCCGGGGTCGCCGTCGTCGGCGTCCCCCACCCCTACCAGGGCGAGACCGTGAAGGCGGTGGTCGTCCTGCGGGAGGGGGCCAACGTCGAGGAGGACGACCTCATCCGCTGGTGCGAGCAGCGGATCGCCCGCTACAAGTGCCCGACGAAGGTGATGTTCGTCGACGAGCTACCGGTCGGCGCCGGCGGCAAGGTGCTCCGGCGGGCGCTGCGGGCGTCGTGACGACGAGACGAGGAAGCCGGCGAAGATCAGCGTGATCCCGGCGACGAGGGAGATGGCGAAGCCGTCCATCTCGTCGACCACGGAGTTGAGCAGCCCGCCGGCCGACAGCACCAGTGTCCCCGCCGCGATCAGCAGGTTGGTGGCCACGAGCCGGCGGCGCACCGCGCTCCACGCCGCGCCGGCCAGCACGACGAGGGCGCCGGCCCCGGAGCACACGGCGGCCAGCACCCGGGGGAGGGCGCCGAACACGTCCGAGCCCCTGGGCAGCTCGCCCGGGTGGATGACCCCGGTGAGCGGGGCGACGGCGACGACCCCGGTGGCGAACGCGCACGTGAGGGCGACGACCAGCGCCCACCGGTCGCCCCGCCGCTCGCCGCCCAGCAGGTAGACGGTGCCGAGGGCGAGCACGGGCACGTTGACGATGGCGCCGAACAGGTAGAAGAGCCGGAACGACACCGGCCCCCAGCCGAGCGTGGCCCCGGCCCACAGGGCGGCCGACCCGGCGGCGAACAGCACCAGCGCGGCCGTCCAGGCCAGCTCGTGGCGACGGCGCCGGGCCAGCCACCGCTCGAGCGTCGAGAGCGCGAACGCGAGGGCCACCAGGGTGGCGGCGGCGGCGAGGGCCCGGTGGGTCGTCACGGCGCCCTCAGCGTACGGTCCGGCTGCGGCCTTGTGAACTTGCGCACGAGAGGCGGTACCATCGACCCGAGATGGTCGATCGACCCCGACGCCGGATACCGGAGGCGACGGTGGCCCGCCTGCCGGTGTACCTCCGCAGCCTCCTCGAGGTGGCCGAGGCCAAGGTCGGGACGATCTCGTCGGAGCGCCTGGCCGAGCTGGCCGGCGTGAACGCCGCCAAGGTGCGCAAGGACCTCTCCTACCTCGGGTCCTACGGCACGCGGGGCGTCGGCTACGACGTCCAGTACCTGCTGTTCCAGATGAGCCGCGAGCTCGGGCTGACCCAGGACTGGCCGGTCGTCATCTGCGGCGTCGGCAACCTGGGCCACGCGCTCGCCAACTACGGCGGGTTCACCGAGCGCGGCTTCCCGGTCGCCGCGCTGGTCGACGCCGACCCCGGCAAGGTCGGCGAGACGGTCGCCGGCGTGTCGATCAGCTCGATCGACGACCTGCCCGACCTCGTCGCCGGCAAGGGGATCGCCATCGGCGTGATCGCCACGCCGGCGGCGGCCGCCCAGGACGTGGCCGACCGGCTGGTGGCCGCCGGCGTCACGTCGATCCTGAACTTCGCCCCGGCCGTCATCACCGTCCCGCCGGGCATCTCCCTGCGGAAGGTCGACCTCGCCGTCGAGTTGCAGATCCTCTCCTTCTACCAGCAGCATCGGGTGGGGGCCGGGACGCGGAAGGATGGAGGTGCGCCGTGGCGCTCGTCGTCGTCGGGCTGAACCACCGGACGGTCCCGCTCGACCTGCTGGAGCGCATGACGATCACCGGCGCCCAGCTGCCGAAGGCCCTCTCCGACCTGTCGTCGCGGCCCAACCTGGCCGAGGCCGTGCTGCTGTCGACCTGCAACCGCACCGAGGTCTACGCCGTCGCCGAGCGCTTCCACGGCGCCTACCAGGACATCCGCGACGTGCTGTCCGACCTGGTGTTCCTGCCGCCCGAGGGGTTCAGCGACCACCTCTACACCCACCACGGCCGCGCCGCCGTCGCCCACCTGTTCTCGGTGGCGGCCGGCATCGACTCGGCGGTCGTCGGCGAGAGCGAGATCCTCGGCCAGGTGCGGGAGGCGTGGGAGCGGGCCGCCGAGGAGGGCGCCGCCGGCCCGACCCTCAACATGGCCTTCCGCCACGCCATCGAGGTCGGCAAGCGGGTCCGCACCGAGACCGGCATCGGCCGGGGCACCACGTCGGTGTCCCAGGCGGCCGTGGCCATGGCCATGGAGCGGCTCGGCTCGCTCGCCGGCCGGCGCATCCTCGTGCTCGGCGCCGGCGAGATGGGCGAGGGCATGGCCGTCGCCCTCGCCGCCGCCGGCGCCGGCGAGGTGATGGTGGCCAACCGGACCTGGGAGCGGGCCGTCGCCCTGGCCGGACGGGTGGGCGGCCGGGCCGTCCGCCTCGGCGACCTGCCGGCCGCCCTGGCCGACGTCGACGTGCTGCTCACCTCGACCGGGGCCACCTCGATCATGGTCGAGCACGCCGACCTGGCCCCGGCCATGGCCGGCCGGCCCGACCGGCCGCTCCTCGTCGTGGACGTGGCCGTCCCCCGCGACGTCGACCCGGCGGTGGCCGAGGTGCCGGGGGTGACCCTGCTCGACATGGACGACCTGCGCCGCTTCGCCGAGGCCGGGATGGCCGGCCGGCGCCGGGAGGTCGAGCGGGTGCGGGCCATCGTGGCCGACGAGGTCGAGCGCTGGGTCGAGGCCAGCTCGGCCCGCTCGGTCGCCCCCCTCGTGGCCCAGCTCCACGAGCGGGCCGAGGCCCTGCGGGAGGCCGAGGTGGCCCGCTTCCGGGCCCGGCTCGACGGGCTGGACGAGCGCCAGCGGGAGGCGGTCGAGGCGCTGACGAGGGGCGTCGTCGCCAAGCTGGTCCACGAGCCCACCGTGCAGCTCAAGGCGGCGGCCGGCTCGCCGAGGGGCGAGCGGCTGGCCGACGCCCTCCGCGAGCTGTTCGGGCTGTAGCCCGTGCGCCTCCTGGCCGCGACCAGGGGCAGCGAGCTGGCCCGCTGGCAGACCGACCACGTCGCCGGCCTGCTGGCCCCGGCCGCCGAGGTCGAGGCCGTGGTCGTGGAGACGACCGGCGACCGCCGCCTCGACGTGCCCATCTGGGAGATGGGCGGCAAGGGCGTGTTCGTGAAGGAGGTGCAGGCCGCCGTGCTCGACGGCCGGGCCGACCTCGCCGTGCACTCGGCCAAGGACCTGCCGTCGGTGCCGACCCCCGGGCTGGTGATCGCGTGCGTGCC
The nucleotide sequence above comes from Acidimicrobiales bacterium. Encoded proteins:
- a CDS encoding AMP-binding protein encodes the protein MNLASIVDPHPADRVALVSRGRTTTYGELRDEVARLRGGLAGLGLRPGDRVALAVPNNAWFARAYLGVLGAGLVAVPLNPASPAAELRRELGAVRASALVVGPTAAAAVGDLDRSALPDLAHLVALPGVDLPGAVAADDLLAADPAPLVDRAGDDLAVLMFTSGTAGAPRAAMLTHGNLLANLEQVQGHPGRSQHPDDVTFGVLPLFHIFGLNVVLGLTLYAGSQVVLVERFDPASALETIVRHRITVVPGAPTMWMAWAALPDADPDALRTVRLAASGAAKLPVETARAVEARFGVRVTEGYGLTEASPVVTTSAGQPPRPGSIGVLVPRMEMRLVDSDGEDALVGDAGEIWVRGPNVFAGYWEDPEATAAVLTADGWLRTGDVAVVDDDGWCYLVDRAKDLIIVSGFNVFPAEVEDVIAAHPAVAGVAVVGVPHPYQGETVKAVVVLREGANVEEDDLIRWCEQRIARYKCPTKVMFVDELPVGAGGKVLRRALRAS
- a CDS encoding glutamyl-tRNA reductase; amino-acid sequence: MALVVVGLNHRTVPLDLLERMTITGAQLPKALSDLSSRPNLAEAVLLSTCNRTEVYAVAERFHGAYQDIRDVLSDLVFLPPEGFSDHLYTHHGRAAVAHLFSVAAGIDSAVVGESEILGQVREAWERAAEEGAAGPTLNMAFRHAIEVGKRVRTETGIGRGTTSVSQAAVAMAMERLGSLAGRRILVLGAGEMGEGMAVALAAAGAGEVMVANRTWERAVALAGRVGGRAVRLGDLPAALADVDVLLTSTGATSIMVEHADLAPAMAGRPDRPLLVVDVAVPRDVDPAVAEVPGVTLLDMDDLRRFAEAGMAGRRREVERVRAIVADEVERWVEASSARSVAPLVAQLHERAEALREAEVARFRARLDGLDERQREAVEALTRGVVAKLVHEPTVQLKAAAGSPRGERLADALRELFGL
- a CDS encoding redox-sensing transcriptional repressor Rex, whose protein sequence is MVDRPRRRIPEATVARLPVYLRSLLEVAEAKVGTISSERLAELAGVNAAKVRKDLSYLGSYGTRGVGYDVQYLLFQMSRELGLTQDWPVVICGVGNLGHALANYGGFTERGFPVAALVDADPGKVGETVAGVSISSIDDLPDLVAGKGIAIGVIATPAAAAQDVADRLVAAGVTSILNFAPAVITVPPGISLRKVDLAVELQILSFYQQHRVGAGTRKDGGAPWRSSSSG